One Loxodonta africana isolate mLoxAfr1 chromosome 4, mLoxAfr1.hap2, whole genome shotgun sequence genomic region harbors:
- the LOC104846824 gene encoding uncharacterized protein LOC104846824 — translation MTYATVLGLAPEFNSPHKLRRLDVHEQPWTRKQRWGYRRSLQKSWAQSLLSWQRQCQGPPWCAHTPLEPIFCTNSVSNTCPLPQDSSWEAWQVPWCLSDGHTHLICKPPPPALEMCQRMEQLLVHSPEEFTPLERVVSMRFHPTSMSLATSVPNLPSAQGPQFCSREFLPVPSNQQLGMPTWKPQGCPQEAWAPKRENQTADRGEDGGEHQAPRWGNQRESREGNAGEPWASGRQLLPDLEMGDDAEAEILGWGNQRLVISETDGDILTPGSENQDQMGSENRTKIQELGKRNQREAGGENPPETQAHRAENQEQLRCKIDPEAQTPEGGDQDGNGGEDAVEIQAFERKTKKKAGGKGDGEIQAQGLGKQGQTGGENGEETQMPGWGKQAQHGGDDGAKIQAEERGNKDWVGVEDAVHFQTPGRENVGEVKEEDGVKTQALEWGKQEWAGSENVPEIQTPGWENQDQGGSKKASGENEIKLRLDISVGRGNQNLRKGEDAGETQMSQRKKLKEIREEDWLIIQAPWWGSQRVVADEIDREFEIPCWGNQGQIGREHRAEIWGPEKREQREGGGKDDTETWAPEADNQRQLRGEAEVETHPPGRRNLEQFGDKNGADMQAPGKKRLRGVKGEVGKETQALGEENQGQLRNEISGKIHPPKWKNQELIRSKDGTNTQAYWGKLTTKIDAEAHTVGWKKEEQIESENRAESQALEKRNQREAGGEDGTETLAPGEENQGQLRSGSDRDAHLSEWKNQEQMGGKNGTEIQAPETRNQREAGGEDGVETQRPERENQGQLDKEIDGESSSPRRRNWEQPGGENGAENQASEKRNQREVGRENGTKFQRLGGENQKPSTSNINGKTYSSEWKNHKQIGGENDTETQIQEKRNLKGTEGDDGSEIQAPGGDYQGELGSEINTEIQTQGRGNQNTAGSEDATEIREVGSHRKCGAEDAGGPQVPRDRKKNQVRGKDAAKANLQVDCAGGEVPMCRKHSLARPSALTGSGCGAMEQGQAKAVNTLASAPGPEMKHLPHRNEVLLLASGEEENLASRSTAPVQGPQLESQRGRPKNKDVAPGKASSLTWQPWNPQSVATLGLPSACPSLQCGPDPQAAAAFGGTPTALTVLPKGPVLKKSKQQLLDSLMRRKIAHLKWGLPQRILQSYLLLNVLGPCPLPIAEVRPPGLYTGHEFHGQKKSLCEAQGSRPGPKPPEKPQRVQPPGKKRPELPTQTKALEKCGLHWSEPQGTPIHPEKPRRAKPPGGARDPQAILEEVLPRSPFPAPRNPRPEAESGSWRGQEKAGESSSETSSSRKMVRPEVSQTAERAPSRGRTPCSRAGDNHWREERPLWEVPKPPRRKLQQPTYWRRGSLEPVRGGGAGQQPPSCSADPSSFKGGLQSAAVRLSKTLLNKMSRSPPLAKSQHTVPHLSLQDPDPSLLPQAGDPHTGEGNIGDTV, via the exons ATGACATATGCTACCGTTTTGGGGCTAGCCCCTGAATTCAACAGTCCCCACAAGCTCAGACGCCTGGATGTTCATGAGCAACCATGGACACGAAAACAAAGATGGGGATACCGGAGGAGCCTCCAGAAATCATGGGCCCAATCCTTGCTCTCCTGGCAGCGCCAGTGCCAGGGCCCACCTTGGTGTGCCCACACCCCCCTGGAACCCATCTTTTGTACCAACTCTGTTTCGAACACCTGCCCGCTCCCTCAGGACAGTTCCTGGGAAGCATGGCAGGTACCCTGGTGTCTCAGTGATGGTCACACTCATCTGATTTGCAAGCCACCGCCTCCGGCCCTGGAGATGTGTCAAAGGATGGAGCAGTTGCTGGTCCACTCCCCAGAAGAGTTCACACCTCTGGAACGTGTCGTCAGCATGAGGTTCCACCCCACCTCCATGTCCTTAGCTACCTCTGTCCCAAACCTCCCTTCAGCTCAGGGGCCGCAGTTCTGCTCCAGAGAGTTCCTGCCTGTTCCTTCCAACCAGCAACTGGGAATGCCCACATGGAAGCCCCAGGGCTGCCCACAAGAGGCCTGGGCACCAAAGAGGGAAAACCAGACAGCAGATAGAGGAGAGGATGGTGGTGAGCACCAAGCTCCAAGGTGGGGAAACCAGAGAGAGAGCAGAGAAGGGAATGCTGGGGAACCCTGGGCATCTGGAAGGCAACTCCTACCAGACCTTGAAATGGGGGATGATGCAGAGGCTGAGATCCTGGGGTGGGGAAACCAGAGATTAGTAATAAGTGAAACTGATGGAGATATCTTGACACCAGGGAGTGAGAATCAGGACCAGATGGGAAGTGAGAATAGAACCAAAATTCAGGAACTAGGGAAGAGAAACCAGAGGGAGGCTGGAGGTGAGAATCCTCCTGAAACCCAGGCGCACAGGGCAGAGAACCAGGAACAATTAAGATGTAAAATTGATCCCGAGGCCCAGACACCAGAGGGGGGGGACCAGGATGGGAATGGAGGTGAGGATGCTGTAGAGATCCAAGCATTTGAAAGGAAGACCAAGAAAAAGGCTGGAGGGAAGGGTGATGGAGAGATCCAGGCCCAAGGACTGGGGAAGCAGGGCCAGACTGGAGGTGAGAATGGTGAGGAGACCCAGATGCCAGGGTGGGGAAAACAAGCCCAGCATGGAGGTGATGATGGTGCAAAAATTCAGGCAGAAGAGAGGGGAAACAAGGACTGGGTTGGAGTTGAGGATGCTGTGCATTTCCAGACACCTGGGAGGGAGAACGTGGGAGAGGTCAAAGAAGAAGATGGTGTAAAGACCCAGGCACTGGAGTGGGGAAAACAGGAATGGGCTGGAAGTGAGAATGTTCCAGAGATCCAGACACCAGGGTGGGAGAACCAGGATCAGGGTGGAAGTAAGAAAGCTAGTGGAGAGAATGAGATAAAATTAAGACTTGATATTTCAGTGGGGAGGGGAAACCAAAATCTGAGAAAAGGCGAGGATGCTGGGGAAACCCAGATGTCTCAAAGGAAAAAACTCAAAGAGATCAGAGAGGAGGACTGGCTGATAATCCAGGCACCATGGTGGGGAAGCCAGAGAGTGGTAGCAGATGAAATTGACAGAGAGTTTGAGATACCATGTTGGGGGAATCAGGGCCAGATTGGACGTGAACATAGAGCAGAAATTTGGGGACCAGAGAAGAGAGAGCAGAGAGAAGGTGGAGGCAAGGATGATACAGAAACCTGGGCACCTGAGGCAGATAACCAGAGACAATTAAGAGGTGAAGCTGAGGTAGAGACCCATCCACCAGGGAGAAGGAACCTGGAGCAGTTTGGAGATAAGAATGGTGCAGACATGCAGGCACCAGGGAAGAAACGCCTGAGAGGGGTTAAAGGTGAGGTTGGCAAAGAGACACAGGCACTTGGTGAAGAAAACCAGGGCCAGTTAAGAAATGAAATTAGTGGAAAGATTCACCCaccaaaatggaagaaccagGAACTtatcagaagcaaggatggtacaAATACTCAGGCATACTGGGGAAAATTAACAACTAAAATTGATGCAGAAGCCCATACAGTTGGGTGGAAGAAAGAGGAACAGATCGAGAGTGAGAACAGGGCAGAAAGTCAAGCTCTAGagaagagaaaccagagagaAGCTGGAGGTGAGGATGGTACAGAGACCTTGGCACCTGGGGAAGAAAACCAGGGTCAATTAAGAAGTGGTAGTGATAGAGATGCCCATTTATCAGAGTGGAAGAATCAGGAACAGATGGGAGGTAAAAATGGAACAGAAATTCAAGCTCCAGAGACGAGAAATCAAAGAGAAGCTGGAGGTGAGGATGGTGTAGAGACCCAGAGACCTGAGAGAGAGAACCAGGGACagttagataaagaaattgatGGAGAGAGCTCTTCACCAAGGAGGAGGAACTGGGAGCAGCCTGGGGGTGAAAACGGTGCAGAAAATCAGGCATCAGagaagagaaaccagagagaGGTTGGAAGGGAGAATGGTACAAAGTTCCAGAGGCTTGGGGGGGAGAACCAGAAACCATCAACAAGTAACATTAATGGAAAGACCTACTCATCAGAGTGGAAGAACCACAAGCAGATTGGAGGTGAGAATGATACAGAAACTCAAATACAAGAGAAGAGAAACCTGAAAGGGACTGAAGGTGATGATGGCTCAGAGATCCAGGCACCTGGGGGAGATTACCAGGGAGAGTTAGGGAGTGAAATTAACACAGAGATCCAGACACAAGGGCGAGGGAACCAGAACACAGCTGGCAGTGAAGATGCTACTGAGATCCGGGAAGTAGGGAGCCACAGAAAGTGTGGAGCTGAAGATGCCGGAGGGCCTCAAGTACCAAGGGATAGAAAGAAGAACCAGGTCAGAGGAAAGGATGCTGCTAAGGCAAACCTCCAAGTTGACTGTGCTGGGGGTGAGGTACCCATGTGCAGGAAACACAGCTTGGCACGGCCCTCAGCCCTCACTGGCTCTGGATGTGGGGCCATGGAACAGGGACAGGCCAAGGCTGTGAACACTTTAGCCTCTGCTCCCGGTCCGGAGATGAAGCACCTGCCCCACCGAAATGAGGTCCTCCTGCTGGCCAGTGGGGAGGAAGAGAACCTGGCCAGCCGGAGCACAGCCCCTGTCCAGGGGCCCCAACTTGAATCCCAGAGAGGCCGACCAAAGAACAAAGATGTGGCTCCAGGGAAGGCCTCCAGCCTGACTTGGCAGCCCTGGAACCCTCAGTCTGTGGCCACCCTGGGCCTGCCCTCTGCTTGCCCCTCTCTCCAATGTGGCCCAGACCCCCAAGCTGCCGCAGCTTTTGGGGGCACTCCCACTGCCCTCACTGTCCTGCCCAAGGGGCCAGTCCTCAAGAAGAGCAAACAACAGCTCCTGGATTCCCTCATGCGGCGGAAGATAGCACACCTGAAGTGGGGCCTCCCCCAGCGCATCCTGCAGTCCTATTTGCTCCTTAACGTCTTAGGACCTTGCCCATTGCCCATTGCTGAGGTGAGGCCTCCCGGATTATACACAGGTCATGAGTTCCACGGGCAGAAGAAAAGTCTTTGTGAAGCCCAGGGCTCCAGGCCAGGCCCTAAGCCCCCAGAAAAGCCCCAGAGGGTTCAGCCCCCAGGAAAAAAGAGGCCAGAACTTCCTACACAGACTAAAGCCCTCGAGAAGTGTGGACTGCACTGGTCAGAGCCACAGGGCACGCCCATCCACCCTGAAAAGCCCAGGAGAGCCAAGCCACCAGGTGGCGCCAGAGACCCACAGGCTATCCTGGAAGAGGTTCTTCCTAGGTCCCCATTCCCTGCTCCCAGGAACCCCAGGCCTGAAGCAGAGTCTGGGAGCTGGCGTGGCCAAGAGAAAGCTGGAGAGTCTTCCAGTGAGACCAGCAGTAGCAGGAAAATGGTCAGGCCAGAGGTCTCCCAGACGGCAGAGAGGGCTCCCAGCAGAGGGAGGACCCCATGCTCCAGGGCCGGTGACAACCACTGGAGGGAGGAGCGCCCCTTGTGGGAGGTCCCTAAGCCCCCCAGACGCAAACTTCAACAGCCCACATACTGGAGAAGAGGAAGTCTGGAGCCTGTGAGGGGCGGAGGGGCTGGGCAGCAGCCTCCCTCCTGTTCTGCAGACCCCTCCAGCTTCAAAGGTGGTCTCCAATCAGCTGCAGTGAGGCTGAGCAAGACACTTCTGAACAAGATGTCCCGGTCCCCACCGCTGGCCAAGTCGCAGCACACTGTCCCCCACCTGAGCCTGCAGGATCCTGATCCTTCCCTGCTTCCCCAAGCAGGGGACCCACATACAGGGGAAGGCAACA TTGGGGATACTGTGTAG
- the SNU13 gene encoding NHP2-like protein 1, with protein sequence MTEADVNPKAYPLADAHLTKKLLDLVQQSCNYKQLRKGANEATKTLNRGISEFIVMAADAEPLEIILHLPLLCEDKNVPYVFVRSKQALGRACGVSRPVIACSVTIKEGSQLKQQIQSIQQSIERLLV encoded by the exons ATG ACGGAGGCCGATGTAAATCCGAAAGCCTACCCCCTCGCAGATGCCCACCTCACCAAGAAGCTATTAGACCTCGTTCAGCAGTCCTGTAACTACAAGCAGCTTCGTAAAGGAGCCAATGAGG CCACCAAAACCCTCAACAGAGGCATCTCCGAGTTCATCGTGATGGCTGCAGACGCCGAGCCGCTGGAGATCATCCTGCACCTCCCGCTGCTGTGTGAAGACAAGAACGTGCCCTATGTGTTTGTGCGCTCCAAGCAGGCCCTGGGGCGGGCCTGTGGCGTGTCCAGGCCTGTCATCGCCTGCTCCGTCACCATCAAGGAGGGCTCACAGCTGAAGCAGCAGATCCAGTCCATTCAGCAGTCCATCGAGAGGCTCCTGGTCTAA